Genomic window (Diabrotica undecimpunctata isolate CICGRU chromosome 6, icDiaUnde3, whole genome shotgun sequence):
TTTTAAAGTCCCCAAAAGAAGATCCCTAAGTCTAAAAGTCATGTCTCTAAATCCATAAAAAATCAATGACTTCCAACAAAACCTAGAACCTTCTTTTGACCAAGTAGATAGTGACCCTGAGAGCACTTGGATCTATCTCAAAGATAAATTAATCGAGGCTGCAAAAGACTGTGAGGCAGCGGTTTCCACAGGCTGTAAGAAATCAGAAAACATCGCCGCAAACACAAAGCTAATTACATCTCAAAAATGCAGAAAGATAGAGGAACATGGCTGTTGAAATGAACCGAGGGATTTATTTCAGAAAATCAAACTacttaccagagaatttaaatctcaaatgtggtctgtaatagataaggaaggtaatctaaagaccgatactgacgaaatattggaaacatggcaacactactgtggcgagctatataaaaataacgaggtaccagcagaaaatcaaTGGTCCTCTGGCTACCCTAGAGAACCTACTGTCTTACtcgctgaagtcaaagatgcaattaaatcgctaaagagaaataaatccccAGGCATTGATTCAATACCAGGTGAAATACTAAAGTTATTAGGTAACAATatatcatccattctatctgtgtcgctgtttggaattcaggaaaatggccatctgattggtgtacctcaatttatatcccgctacacaaaaaaggaactactaccagatgtgaaaactaccacacactgtcactaataacacatgctggtaaaatcttgttgcatatcatcaaaaacagattaaaaacctacctacattaccaaatacctcagAAACAAGCGGGGTTTGTAAAGAGTAAAGGTACACAGGAACAAATTctgaacctgagacaactcattgaaaggtctagagaatttcaagtaccaatgattatatgcttcgttgactaccaaaaggcatttgattgtataagctggataaatctgtggtccattttaatagaaatgagcacaccaatgcacctggtgacacttattaaaaatctgtaccagtccaatatagaAACAGTACTACTAGATCAGAAGTTTTCAAACCAATTTaagaccgagagaggtgttagacaaggatgcgtgttgtcacctgacttattcaatatttatggtgaacatgtcatgaggatggctttagataGAGGAgccggtggagtaacagtggctggtaggaaaatctccaatttaagatttgctgatgacactgaatagcagcaaatgagcaagaaataTTTAATCTTCTGCGAAGAGATGTATGAAAGAGaagtacgaaagcaataaagttggtctgaaaatcaataaagctaagaaaaaaataatggtgATCGACAGGAATACCAgatgttacaggaataccagatagtggacagttttgtctatctcgggtctagtataactaacgatggtaatTGTGAAGTAGAAGTTTGGAGatgtattggtatggcaaaaatgcgatgagtcgcctaactaaagtttagaaagacagatctatctctcaaaatatcaagatgagactggtcAATgtccttgtattctcaatatttctatacggggcagagacttgagatgtggtgctggagaagaatgctgcgtaTACCTTGAACAGATCATAGGACAAACGcttccattctaaaccaactcgagattaaaaaaaggctgtTCAAAATATGTCTGCAACGTATTCTGCAATCtttcggtcacgtggttcgcaaaggtgacgatagtttggagagattaattgtttctggaaacgttccggggagaagatcaagagaACGATCACTAACTAGATGGTCCAACCAAATTAAGAATTTAGCTGGAAATACATTCTgtgaagctctcagagcagctgaaaatagagaccaatggagaaaaattgttaggaatattgaaaGAAATCACGATCTtcagtaatggggaaacgacaagagagagagagagagagatgtatATGTATAAATAGTACTCATTTTCTTCGTCAAAATTATCTACAGTCTATGTACATTCAGGCCAGGTCTATTGTGAAAAATGTATTTcataaacttttcttttaaaaatgcAAAGAAGCATACGAAATGAAGGTTGCTTAAAGGATTGAAGAAAGCAACTAGAGAATTGATGTTATGTTAAACCTCCTTTAATTGAAATTTGGCATTTACGTacgtttattaaaattataaaaatatacattagtCAATAAATAGATCATTTTAAATATATGTTGAAATGGCAGGAACTATCAAAAAGCTTGGAAAAAAGTCATGATCAACATTAACAAATTAGATATCATCCACATAAATTGATACTTAAAATTCCCAGATTCGTACAGAAAGAAGTGTTGATTGTgatatataaaattcttaaaaactacCAAGAAAACTCATGAAGATATCTTTAATGAAAACGACGCTCCCAAAGTTAATTTTGATGAGTAAAATTCTCAGATTTAAACAAAAAGATAGTACTGAAGATATTTTTGATGAAAAAGGAAATCTTAAAGGTGATTTCGACTCCTAAAATCCTCAAAATCTAACGAAAAAAGATTCACGTGAATTTATTTGATACAAACGAAGATAATATTGACACCCAAAATTCTCAAAATCTAACAAATAGAAGCTTATGAACGCTTTTTTGATGGAAAACGCTTATGAAGTTATTTTTGATAGATGAAGATGATTTTAAAGTTTAACAATCTCAAAATCTAACAGAAACAAACTGATGAATAAGTTTTTGATGAAAAATAAACTCATGAAGGTGTTTTCGATAAAAAATATCAAGTTGACGATGATTTTAATATCTAACATTCTCAAAATCTAACAAAAAGAATCTAATGAATAAGTTATTGATGAAAAATAAGCTCATGAaggttttttcaataaaaaggaGCAGCTGAAGATATTTTGATGCCTAACATTCTTAAAGTCTAACTAATAAAAACTTATGAAggcatttttgataaaaaaagtagatgattttctcaaaatttaaaaaaaaggttatgaagatgtttttgattaaaaaaaaagtatattattaTGAAGGTATTTTTAAACTTCTCTCTTCTAATAATAATACTCTTACAATCTAATAAAACAAGCTTGTAGAGGCGTTTTTATGGTCAAAATAAATGCGTACTAACGATTTAAATATCCAAAGCTCATAAGAACCATTATGAAGTCTAATATACTCAAAACCTATCAACAAAAGATCGTCATTACATATTTGATGCCCAACATTTTTACAATCGAACAAATAGAATCCCCCAAAGACAATTTTGAAGTATGAAACTTTCAAAGTTTACTAAAAAGCAAACTTATCCAGAAATTGTTGATAAAAAACTCCTTTAGATCATTTTGACGAGAATGAATgcaaaaatatgtaatttaaaaaagtttatgaaTATCTTTTTGatgaaaaataaaagcataaagaGATCTTTTGGTATCTAAAATTTtcgtaaaacattttttttatacttaaaatcgtgcatttgaacaaaaaaaaatattgaaaacaatATTTGTTGACATAAAAGCTCGTGAGCATATTTTTGGAGAAGATGAAATTCTTTTTTGATTACGAAGCGGTTAAGGATGATTTTGATagtaaaaattcttaaaatcTAATAAACTACAATTGATGAAGACCTTTTGTGAAAAAGTAGTCCATTAAGACGATTTTTGTGAAAAAAcgaataaattctaataaaaagacGCTGAGAAAGATGTTTTTGATGAAAAAATTGCCCACGGAAACGATTTTGATGAAAAAGAAGCATACAAAGATAatttttatagttaaaattaatttttagatgTAAAAAGAAGCTCATGAACCTCTTATCTAActaataaaagtttctgtagacCTTAAATAGAAAAGAAGCCCATTAAGACaatttttggtaaaaaaaaaactattaaaatctaataaaaagaaGCCAATGAagatgttttttaataaaaaaaggaagCTGATGAAGTTGATTTTGATGAAATAGAAGCATACAAAGACAAGTTTGAtactaaaaattacaaaatcCAACTAAACGAAGATGGGCAAAATCCTAATTGTTTGAGATAATTTTGATGCTTAAACTTATCAAAATTCAACAATAAAGCTCATACATTTTTTTTctagaagaagaaaaatgtgaAATGTTGTATACCATTCGACTTATTTATCCAAAATggcatttaaaaaattttttcactGCGCACTTTCATCTACACGAACATGAACAATAGATAGAGCGTTGAAGCTGTAAATAACtgtatttaaagtaaaaaaaacctCACAGAAGAAGCTTTCCAGCACCGTTTAGGACAATAGTTATTTTATATGAAGCGTTATAGACATAAAGGAGAATTGTATACTGAACACATCTTGCGATAagacaaaaaattaatattgtaaaaCCCATAATGCTCATAAAACTTTAGTTTTATGAGCATTAAATGTGAATGTAAATTAAATGGAAATGAGTACAGGAATATAAAAGAAATCAATACATGACATAGAGACAAAAGGGAAAGAAATGCAGAAACCTgtaaaaagaagattaaaaaacgTTTGACCTTCATTTCATTGTAATAATGGGCAAAGATCATACTAGTATATAAAAAAGATTTAGTACTTACCCTTCTTTCAAACATTAACAAAATCATTGATAACTTCGtggagaaaaaacatttttttaaaataaatataataaaatacatatCTATAAAAAcgtaatttattaataaaaaatatgctATATATGAAACAATTTACAAAATTTCACGATGTTTTTAAAGCCATAAAGAATTCTCTCTCCTCACCGTCGGTCTTTTATCATAGGTTCTTAGAACAGCCGCTATCACTGGCTTCTTTTGTTCCTCTTCTCTCCTCTGCTTTCTTTTTCTATAGCTCTGCCAACTCATTCTTCTCCACAAAGTTTCTTTATCGTCCCCACGATTTTTCTTGTTTTTGCACGTAGTTACACGTGGCATCTGAGTATCGTCTATCAAATTACTTTGGATCTCTGTGTTGTTGGACTTAAATAAGGTTTTTATAGCGTTCGTTACTTTTAAGGACTTATTTTTGTAGTAAAAAATGTCGTATTGGCTTTTTAACCACTGCTCCATTTTTGACGATTCAACGGTTAAAGGCACACAACAATTTTAAACGGTTTTGTGAGTATTAACTCAATTAGGATACTGCAGTCTTGATAAAGGTTTTTTAAAAGGCTTCTCTGAGGAGTTTCCTCATTATATAAACATCACAGGACTGGATTCAGACGTAGTGGTGATCGTATGAATCAATTCATACAATGTCTTGGTGTGAGTAGAAATAATCTCAAAGCAATGCCCTAATTCTAAAAGTAATGCATTACAGAGCAATTAACCTAACAAAAGGTATTTCCTATTTGTTTACATTCGTTTAAATTTCTACTTTTatctatattaatatattttactaTATATCATTAATCATTACTGTACAGGTCAACGTAATCCCGAAAATTTATATTAGGTACATTTGACAAGAAATAATTGGTTATAAACAGCCCATTGGCGAAGTGTCGTGTAGGGTTGTATACTAAAAACAtgttataaaacaaatatatttataatagctactgttaaaatacaatttttaagtataatttttagaaaacaatataataattaatattctttaaaaaaatttgtttctaTTAATTATGCAACCAATAATACAGCATACAAGAATTTTGTAATCTGTAATCAATAAATATGACCGATGGATATTTAGAATAAAGATTGCGCATACACCAAAATTTAGGctcaaaaataatttattaagtaCTAAATGCAGTACTTTCTTCTTCTATAACTTCTTACTATAAACTTCATATATAAACAAGTAATAATCGTACTAtgtaattacatttttataacaGGTTGTTATAAATCGATAACTACATATATGTAGAGTCCTAAAAACATTCCAGCCACCTCTTAAAATACAATGTAATTCAGACCaactaatataaataaaagtattgACTAGTCCCtaattgtatacatttatttaaattagTATTTTAGACACctagattattttattaattaggtCAATAATTCATTCTGGTTTATAAAACACGAAACTTTAAATTTGACTTTGACATCCAATATTTCTATGCTCATAGGCGGAGGTGGTCTTTAAaagtatacattttaaataaagtgaACTTTTTAAAgctaaagtaattaatattttatcgtatattattatatactaagaattcaattttaaaaaatatctctttaaaaaaatatgaaactaCAGATTGTTTTTAATATAGTTCCTATTAATTATGCAACCAGTAATATACTGTGAAACCAGCTTGTACATAAAATTATGACCACTGGCTATTTAGAATACTGCAGCGCATCCACCAGAATTTAAACTGTcaaaataattgaaattaaatcAGAAAATAATTAATTAGATACCATATTAAATGTAGTTTTTCTATTATAAGATTTACTATTTCCAAGTCAAACTTTGAAATAGTAATGAACTTTTTACAATAAATTTCAGATATAAACAAGTAATAATCGTATTATGTAGTTACATTATTATAATGGAGCATTTCGGAATATTTTGTTGAATTATCATCATAATATAATAGGTATACAGTGTATGTACAGTTCCCAGTGAGTTTTAACGACCTTTAGGTCACCTTACGATGTTTCTTGTAATCGCTTACATTTCTAGCTTGAAACAGTTCTCATTATTACTTACTTACGTTTTTATTCAAACCCAATCCGATCCTGTAAGACAATTAGTGGTACGCAAAAAGGGTTAACGTAAGGGTTCACTTATTATTGGTTATTTTTACTTCATTTAATATCAATTTCTGGTTTTCCTAATTTCAAACTGACGTTCTCTTTTCTAATTATAGCAGCATACTTACATTATTGAaatgaaaatattacaaaattgaAGAATATTTTGCCTGTTTTgcgtttattaatttttttataataaattatcttttaaataaatcttaaatagataaattttaaataaaaaggtaATTCATAATTTTAtaagttaaatatttaattaaaaaaaaacttgccCCGGGTGAGGATCGAACTCACGACCTTAAGATTATGAGACTTACGCGCTGCCTACTGCGCTACCGAGGCTTGTGTCAGGTTGATCTGAAATGTATATAAtccgtaaaataaataaaatgtaaataaatagtattgagtaaaaacaagaagaagaatctGACAATTGACATATTATCACTGCGTGACATCTTCAACTAAAAACATTGTAATATTAATTCTATTTAATTCAAAGTTTGTTTTGAAAACTGTAAATAATGGCGAATCCAAACTCTACCGGACCTCTAGGATCGGGAAATACAGAAGACGATGAACTGACACTTCCTAGAGCTAGCATTAATAAAATGATAAAAGAATTAGTACCCTCAGTTAGGATAGCAAATGAAGCAAGagaattaattttaaattgttgCACAGAATTTATCCATTTATTGAGCTCAGAAGCAAACGAAATTTGTAATCAGCTGCACAAAAAGACCATAAATGCGGAGCATGTTTTAATGGGTAAGTACAAGTAGGGATTTCTTATTTTTCCTTGTTTTATTGGATAACTTTTAACTAGGTGAAATTCATTATAGTCGTTATATTTTAGCTCTGAACAGGCTTGGATTTTGTGATTACACAGCAGAAGCTGAAGCCGTCCTCAAAGATTGTAAAGCAGTAGCAGCAAAACGCAGACGACAAAGTACCAGGCTAGAAAATCTAGGTATACCAGAAGAAGAATTGTTAAGGCAACAACAAGAACTGTTTGCCAAAGCTAGACAGGAACAAGCACAAGCCGACCAACAGCAGTGGGAACAACTACAAGCAGCAGCTGCGAGACAAGCACAGCAGCAGCAGCAACAACAAGGAGAAGATGATCTAGATGATTATTGTTAGGTATTAGGAGTGATAGTGGAGTACAAAAAGGCACTGTAGATAGATAATAATTATGTtctttaatttgaaatttttatatatttttaatttacagtaattttttaatatacattAGCACAGCCACAATGTGTCTTTTCTGCTTTCTGCTATAAAAGTGTCTTTTATATAAAAGAACAGTTTTCTAATAGAAAtgtgaaatttttaaataaaagaaatggtCCCTTATACTATATAACATTGATTAAAAACCTAAAATTGTTCACAAAATAATTTTGTCAGTGTCAAAAAAGCCTAGGATACTGAAAATTATATGGGAAAGTATTTTTATTGTTTCTTATGGAAAACACTAATATTTTAGTGTTAATGAGTACCTTGttgaatattattttgattatgtatcaaactataataaaatattttttctcttttggTTTATCATTTTTTGCTTTTAATTGAATAACATTAGTATTTTGTTCTTCTGATAGGAAACAGATTGTTATATTGTAAAAAGttctatttgtttttaattgattTTAGTAATGAATATTGTGTATGTCTCAAGATTTTAACCTGGTTGTGTAGCTTTATTCCACAGCCCCTTTGGCCATTTGACACCTTTTTTAGACTCCATGAAGGGATACTAAGCACACAACCCACTTAAGCAAATCCTTGTTGCTGGGGATTTCAATATTGACTTTCTCACTGAAAATACATCTGACTGTAAGTTCTAAGATGTTTTTGAGTTTTAATCTAGTTAAAACTGTATATACTCCAACTAGAGGCAATTACGACATTGACAATGTCTTTTTGGATTCTGGAGCATCATGCAGCTCAACTGGGGTGATTGATGTGGGGTTTTTAGATCACAGGGGGCAAATTGGTTGGCCATCAACTCTGAAAAaggtaaacatttattttataattaattggCTATCTGGGATCGACTGGGGGTTTATTTTTGACAATGATACCTCTatcaattttaatattgttctgaagctattttcttgtggcatgttagactaattactatttaaatgggaatacaccacaattaaaggttaaagtatgtttattgacgtttcaatttccacttcagaaatcattctcaaaatacaaacattagtgtttgtattttgagaacaatttcctcTAATGATAGAGCAATTTTGACTTCAAGAAATCCTTCAAAAACCATGTTGAACATCATAAATAGACAATGAGGAATAACTGGGGCTCTACATCAGACTCATAACATCACTCCACATATAATTATCTCCATCCataataatttttctcaaattattaagatgataaaaaatattatcataagTTCTCTTAAACAATGCTTTAAAGAGAATACATTTCCCTAGGTTCTAAAAAGGGGAAATAACTTCTATATTTACAAAAGTGGAAATTGAAGTCCCTGAGAACTATAGGCCTGTCTCATTGTTCCCAGTCGTCTCCAAAATAGTAGAAAGGCCATGGCTTTGTGAATAACAAGTTTTTTTCAAAAGTAACAATTATTCCTCAGGATCACAGTTCAGTTTCGGGAAGGAAAGAAGCACAACTTAGCATTCGTGACCTAGTGTCCCACATTTTGGAATCCTTTCCTAGGATGAAATTCAGCACAGTTGTGTTTTGTGACTTGAGTAGGGCGTTTGATTGTATGGACCATGGGATACTCCTTAA
Coding sequences:
- the NC2beta gene encoding protein Dr1 yields the protein MANPNSTGPLGSGNTEDDELTLPRASINKMIKELVPSVRIANEARELILNCCTEFIHLLSSEANEICNQLHKKTINAEHVLMALNRLGFCDYTAEAEAVLKDCKAVAAKRRRQSTRLENLGIPEEELLRQQQELFAKARQEQAQADQQQWEQLQAAAARQAQQQQQQQGEDDLDDYC